A genomic region of Catalinimonas niigatensis contains the following coding sequences:
- a CDS encoding WcaF family extracellular polysaccharide biosynthesis acetyltransferase — MCTEKFTSKVRLKDFDDSVGLDRGAGKLKEICWYLVKVSFFLSALPYPSSLKVLLLRLFGARVGEGVVIKPRVNIHFPWKLKIGSHVWIGEEVYILNFENIIIGNNVALSQRSFLCGGNHDYRFASMPYRNGPIILEDGCWIGACCFVGPDVTVGTDTVISAGSVVTSSLRENRICKGNPATPVKIRWPY, encoded by the coding sequence ATGTGCACGGAAAAATTTACCTCGAAGGTAAGACTCAAAGATTTTGATGACTCAGTTGGATTAGACCGGGGAGCAGGCAAGTTAAAAGAGATTTGTTGGTATCTGGTGAAGGTATCGTTTTTTCTTTCGGCTCTTCCCTATCCTAGCTCTTTAAAGGTGCTTTTATTGAGGCTTTTTGGAGCTCGTGTGGGAGAAGGAGTAGTGATCAAGCCTAGAGTCAATATACACTTTCCTTGGAAATTGAAGATAGGATCTCATGTATGGATAGGTGAGGAAGTATATATTCTCAACTTTGAGAATATAATAATTGGGAATAATGTAGCACTGTCTCAGCGAAGTTTTCTTTGCGGAGGCAACCATGATTATCGCTTTGCCTCTATGCCTTATCGTAATGGGCCTATTATACTAGAAGATGGTTGTTGGATTGGTGCCTGTTGTTTTGTAGGCCCTGACGTAACAGTTGGAACTGATACAGTAATTTCTGCAGGCTCTGTAGTTACTTCCAGTTTAAGAGAAAATCGTATCTGTAAAGGAAATCCTGCGACACCGGTAAAGATAAGGTGGCCGTACTAA
- a CDS encoding SDR family oxidoreductase, with translation MSIIHLSNVVVITGASGGVGRAAAREFARKGYKVALLARGKEGLEGARKDVEALGGVALPIQVDLANAEQIEEAATRVEEELGPISIWVNNAMNSVLSPVKEMKPEEYKRVTEVTYLGQVYGTLAAYKRMRRRNSGSIVMVGSALAYRGIPLQSAYCGSKHAIEGFFDSFRSELIHDKSNINVSIVHLPAMNTTQFGWVKSRLPNKSKPMGKIYQPEVAARAIYYAAHHHRRSIFVGSATVQTILGNKFFPGLLDHYLAKIGYSGQQTEEAEEPGRPHNLWEPIPEDRGSHGNFDHMAVDHSLELQATTTKRGTTAVVALASTLLTAGLIYWLKSGE, from the coding sequence ATGTCAATCATTCACCTAAGCAATGTTGTAGTAATTACCGGAGCTTCCGGCGGTGTAGGAAGAGCTGCCGCTCGTGAGTTTGCCCGTAAAGGTTACAAAGTAGCCCTGCTCGCCAGAGGTAAAGAAGGCCTGGAAGGTGCCCGTAAAGATGTAGAAGCACTGGGAGGCGTAGCATTACCTATACAAGTAGATTTAGCGAATGCAGAGCAGATAGAAGAAGCAGCAACCCGTGTTGAAGAAGAACTAGGGCCCATCAGCATATGGGTTAACAATGCTATGAATTCTGTACTGTCGCCAGTCAAAGAGATGAAGCCTGAAGAGTATAAGCGGGTAACTGAAGTCACCTATTTAGGGCAGGTATACGGTACTTTAGCGGCATATAAAAGAATGCGCAGACGCAATAGTGGTTCTATCGTCATGGTAGGTTCGGCACTGGCCTATCGGGGCATACCCTTGCAATCCGCTTATTGTGGTTCCAAGCATGCTATTGAAGGCTTCTTTGATTCCTTCCGCTCGGAACTCATCCATGACAAAAGCAACATCAATGTCAGCATTGTACATCTGCCAGCGATGAATACTACGCAATTTGGCTGGGTGAAGTCCCGCTTACCTAACAAAAGTAAGCCTATGGGTAAGATTTATCAACCGGAGGTAGCGGCCCGGGCTATTTATTATGCTGCACATCATCATCGTCGCAGCATATTTGTGGGCTCAGCCACTGTACAGACCATCCTTGGTAATAAGTTTTTCCCCGGCTTGCTGGATCATTACCTTGCCAAAATAGGCTATTCCGGACAGCAGACAGAGGAAGCAGAAGAGCCCGGACGTCCGCACAACCTATGGGAACCTATCCCGGAAGATCGGGGATCACATGGTAACTTTGACCATATGGCAGTAGACCACAGCCTGGAACTACAAGCCACTACCACCAAGCGGGGTACTACTGCCGTTGTAGCGCTGGCTAGCACATTGCTCACCGCCGGACTGATATATTGGCTGAAGAGTGGAGAGTAG
- a CDS encoding phytanoyl-CoA dioxygenase family protein: protein MKISISLSAIRRIKFLYLIYNIFSYSRLKYQRALYKKHGLKKRYFSSISSLDFKHNSTNDQPWLDQGDSSVLLPQKPQFHKLSEKTQSAIINWSRDGYAILRGFYSAEQVTMINDEVEKLIREKRLPVKDQRKMMFAVKYSALLNQAINQAELVRTLELLMGTPIELFQSANFLTGTQERAHSDFIHMSSYPYGYLLGVWVALEDIDRDNGPLFFYPGSHKLAYLMNADYNHGGNQWSLGKDAKQNYNEAIEKLIKQNNLQLKYFHASKGDVLIWHANMLHGGSKINDPGRTRHSMVMHYYGKDVIRYHEITQRPTLKHRFR, encoded by the coding sequence ATGAAAATTTCTATTTCCTTGTCAGCGATCAGAAGGATCAAATTTTTGTATTTGATCTATAATATCTTCAGTTACAGTAGACTTAAATATCAAAGAGCTCTATATAAAAAGCATGGTTTGAAAAAGCGCTATTTTAGCTCAATCTCAAGTTTAGATTTTAAACATAATTCTACAAACGATCAACCATGGCTTGACCAAGGAGATTCTTCAGTATTACTTCCTCAGAAACCTCAGTTTCACAAACTAAGTGAAAAAACGCAATCAGCAATCATAAATTGGTCGAGAGATGGATACGCCATTCTAAGAGGCTTTTATTCTGCCGAACAGGTAACAATGATCAATGATGAAGTGGAGAAGTTAATACGAGAGAAGCGCTTACCGGTAAAAGACCAACGAAAGATGATGTTTGCAGTGAAATATTCTGCCTTGTTAAATCAGGCCATTAATCAGGCTGAACTTGTAAGGACCCTTGAACTGCTGATGGGAACGCCTATAGAACTTTTTCAGAGTGCTAATTTCTTGACAGGAACTCAAGAGCGAGCCCATTCAGATTTTATTCATATGTCTAGCTATCCCTATGGTTATCTCCTTGGCGTTTGGGTAGCTTTAGAAGATATTGATCGTGATAATGGTCCTTTGTTTTTTTATCCCGGTAGCCATAAACTAGCATATCTGATGAATGCTGACTATAATCACGGTGGTAACCAATGGAGCTTGGGTAAAGATGCAAAACAAAATTACAATGAGGCTATTGAGAAGTTAATAAAACAAAATAATCTTCAGCTCAAATACTTTCATGCTTCTAAAGGTGATGTATTGATCTGGCATGCAAACATGCTTCACGGAGGTAGTAAAATAAATGATCCAGGCAGGACTCGCCATAGCATGGTTATGCACTATTATGGGAAGGATGTTATTCGTTATCATGAAATAACGCAAAGACCAACGCTAAAACATCGTTTCAGGTGA
- a CDS encoding RraA family protein — MLTLLAFLNVGFLQAQQQQEVTNEQLIGLYEGLRVADVSDGMDMVGLMDVGLMDPKISPLWKDIENFEHQMVGIAFTVRYVPTNRVPSLGEVPREEYTNFRDQWYTHLSAEPFIEEIRPGDVIVIDNADDGDTGSTGSNNSMIWKSKGAVGIVSAGGVRDTDEIIKQGIPVYMDYFKRGRGIRPGRNELESYNKPVVVGGVYIHPGDVIVADGDGVIVVPRARALEVADAAREEKNIDMAARKKLYEELGLPMDFTVEEENE, encoded by the coding sequence ATGCTAACTTTACTAGCATTTTTGAATGTAGGTTTCTTGCAGGCGCAACAGCAGCAGGAGGTAACCAATGAACAACTGATCGGACTCTACGAAGGTTTACGGGTAGCCGATGTCTCCGACGGGATGGATATGGTGGGCCTGATGGACGTAGGCCTGATGGACCCTAAAATCTCGCCTCTCTGGAAGGACATAGAAAATTTCGAACACCAAATGGTAGGCATTGCTTTTACAGTGCGTTATGTGCCCACCAATCGTGTGCCTTCTTTGGGTGAGGTACCCCGAGAAGAGTATACTAACTTCCGCGATCAGTGGTATACCCATCTTTCTGCCGAGCCTTTTATTGAAGAGATCCGTCCCGGTGATGTGATTGTCATTGACAATGCTGATGATGGAGATACCGGTTCTACCGGTTCCAACAACAGTATGATCTGGAAAAGTAAGGGTGCAGTAGGGATTGTATCTGCCGGAGGCGTACGCGATACCGATGAGATCATCAAGCAGGGTATTCCGGTCTATATGGATTACTTTAAGCGTGGACGTGGCATACGTCCCGGACGTAATGAGTTGGAATCTTATAACAAACCTGTGGTGGTTGGAGGTGTATATATTCATCCGGGTGATGTCATTGTGGCGGATGGTGATGGCGTGATTGTGGTGCCCCGGGCACGTGCGCTGGAGGTAGCTGATGCGGCCCGCGAAGAAAAGAACATAGACATGGCTGCCCGTAAAAAACTCTACGAAGAACTGGGCCTTCCTATGGATTTTACGGTAGAAGAAGAAAACGAGTAG